A window of Salmo trutta chromosome 5, fSalTru1.1, whole genome shotgun sequence contains these coding sequences:
- the LOC115194090 gene encoding oligosaccharyltransferase complex subunit ostc, whose translation METLYGVPFAVLECPNIKLKKPSWLHMPSAMTVYAIVIVSYFLITGGIIYDVIVEPPSVGSMTDEHGHQRPVAFLAYRVNGQYIMEGLASSFLFTMGGLGFIILDRSNAPNIPKLNRFLLLFIGFVSVLLSFFMARVFMRMKLPGYLMG comes from the exons ATGGAGACATTATACGGTGTACCTTTCGCAGTGTTGGAATGTCCTAATATAAAACTCAAAAAGCCATCATGGCTGCACATGCCGTCGGCTATGACAGTCTATGCGATCGTTATTGTATCGTACTTTCTCATCACTGGAG GCATCATCTACGATGTCATTGTGGAACCACCTAGTGTGGGTTCAATGACCGATGAACATGGGCACCAGCGGCCTGTTGCATTTTTGGCATACAG AGTGAATGGCCAATACATCATGGAAGGGTTGGCCTCCAGTTTCCTCTTCACCATGGGAGGCTTGGGCTTCATAATCCTGGATCGCTCGAATGCCCCAAACATCCCTAAACTCAACCGCTTCCTTCTGTTGTTCATCGGTTTTGTCAGTGTCCTGCTCAGCTTCTTCATGGCCAGAGTGTTCATGAGAATGAAACTGCC